Within the Megalopta genalis isolate 19385.01 chromosome 11, iyMegGena1_principal, whole genome shotgun sequence genome, the region TCTATTCACATCTATTTATGATGGTTATATTTAAGAAgtcaattatttaaaaagttAATTATTTTCAGAGATATATTCGGCGCATTCCGCGATGTGGTAGCATTGAGAGCAATGAAAGACTTGATAGTGGAACATGTTTTATTCCTTGAAATTGATTTAGTTGTAGGATTGGATTCCAGGGGTTTCCTCTTCGGTCCGATGATTTCTCTGGAATTAGGGAAACCTTTCATACCAATTCGAAAGAAGGGCAAACTTCCTGGAAAAGTTATAGAAAAAGATTACAGTCTTGAATACTCAGAGGTCAGGAGATCAAATTTGAGTTATTGCTTCTTTATTCTTAATGCTGCACATAAATTGCTTACACATTTTCTTTGTACAGGAAACAATAGCGATTCAAGTGGAAAGTATACCCAAAGGAGCACGTGTACTAATTGTCGATGACTTACTAGCAACAGGAGGTGAGGAGTCTACTTATAAAGATGTTCATTTCtcaaaatatacagggtgcagCATTTAAAActggtcacctgaataactcgtttgtctttaACAATAAAAAGAAAGTTCTAGGCAAAAGTTGCTTGGCTTCAGATAAAAATTACAGCTCTTTTTACATAGAATAAGACCCTAGAATAAAAAGTATACTATTCTATTTGAAAAAATAGGTTTGACCTTTATATGTCTTCTATTCCTCTAATCATTGCAAAATTATTGTCACCATGTGCTCCTTGTCACTAAGCAACTTCATTTCTATTGTTAAAGACAAACAAGTTATTAGGTGAGCTGTTTTAAATTCCTCACCCTCTATAGTGGTTcagaaaaatatttgtataccCAGTTTTTTGAATGCAACACAGTGTTGAAGAACTagtacagaaaattgaaaattaaaccactataaaatatacattaCATGAATGTGAAATTACATCTTAAAAAACTGAATCTACAAATGTTTACTCAATCTGGTATGTTTCAATGATGTGATTGCAGGCACTATGAATGCTGCTATAGAATTATTAGAATCATTGGGAGCCAACGTGGTCGAATGTTTAGTAATAATTGAGTTAAATAGGCTAAAAGGAAAGGAGAAACTCAATGTAcctgttcattcgtttattcaaTATGAATAACCTTCTTGAGGTAATGTGAGAAACACACACAatctaaaattaaaaaatgctgCAATGTACATCTTACAGCAAGTCATGCTATTCTTATAGCTAAGTTAAGATTATTATAAATACAAAATTCGATACTTTTGTACATTTATATAAAAACGTGAGACAATTTTAATCCCTTGTACAGAGATTCTTTAATAGTatttacaaattataaatattataaaagatTGTTCAATAAATCTAT harbors:
- the Aprt gene encoding adenine phosphoribosyltransferase encodes the protein MTSIPRMDKSQKLELLRNAIQSYPDFPKPGVEFRDIFGAFRDVVALRAMKDLIVEHVLFLEIDLVVGLDSRGFLFGPMISLELGKPFIPIRKKGKLPGKVIEKDYSLEYSEETIAIQVESIPKGARVLIVDDLLATGGTMNAAIELLESLGANVVECLVIIELNRLKGKEKLNVPVHSFIQYE